TCTGTGTGAGGAAAGCTGTGATGCACAGCTCCTGGAGTGCTGCGAAGGGCTACCAATCCTAAATAGTTCAGACGAGAACCTGAAGTGTTGCAATGGTTTACCTACTCGCACGCCGTGTGGCATATGTGGCGGAAGAAGGTGCAGGTCTGGTGAATGTGTTTCCGCTAATGAGTGTTGTCCCGACGAGACGCGGTGCGGGTCGAGTTGTGCGGCAAATCTCCGTGAATGCTGCGATGGGCAACCGATATTCAATGCTTCAAGTGTGAACTTGGTGTGCTGCAATGGTACACGCACTCAAACGCCGTGTGGCATATGTGGCGGAAGAAGGTGCAGCTCTGGTGAATGTGTATCCGCTAACGAGTGCTGTCCCGACGAGACGCGGTGCGGGTCGAGTTGTGTGGCAAATCTCCGTGAATGCTGCGATGGCCAACCGATTTTCAATGCTTCAAGCGTCAACCTCCTGTGCTGCGATGGTACACGTACTCAAACGCCGTGTGGCATATGTGGCGGAAGAAGGTGCAGGTCTGGTGAATGTGTATCCGCTAACGAGTGTTGTCCCGACGAGACGCGGTGCGGATCGAGTTGTGCGGCAAATCTCCGTGAATGCTGCGATGGGCAACCGATATTCAACGCTTCAAGTGTCAACCTCCTGTGCTGCAATGGTACACGCACTCAAACGCCGTGTGGCATATGTGGCGGAAGAAGGTGCAGGTCTGGTGAATGTGTATCCGCTAACGAGTGTTGTCCCGACGAGACGCGGTGCGGGTCGAGTTGTGCGGCAAATCTCCGTGAATGCTGCGATGGGCAACCGATATTCAATGCTTCAAGTGTGAACTTGGTATGCTGTGATGGTACACGTACTCAAACGCCGTGTGGCATATGTGGCGGAAGGAGCTGTAGGTCTGGTGAATGCGTTTCCGCCAACGAGTGTTGTCCCGACGAGACACGGTGCGGGTCGAGTTGTGTGGCAAATCTCCGTGAATGCTGCGATGGCCAACCAATATTCACGGCTTCAAGCGTCAACCTCCTGTGCTGCAATGGTGTGCGTACAGTCAGGTCGGACGGCGCGTGTTAGGGCTAGtctaaggggagggagatcccagagtagtataCACATACATGGTGTACAAATTTTAGCCAAAAACTGTCACTAAGTAATccctaagggcaggaagatcccagagaactaggggtatacctagctgtatacaatttatccaaaaactatttctaagtaattgctccgggatcttaAAGttcgtttgtcttttgcataggtaactgctccgggatcttcagGTTGGTGTGTCTTTTG
The sequence above is a segment of the Phaeodactylum tricornutum CCAP 1055/1 chromosome 10, whole genome shotgun sequence genome. Coding sequences within it:
- a CDS encoding predicted protein, with amino-acid sequence MVHALKRRVAYVAEEGAALVNVYPLTSAVPTRRGAGRVVWQISVNAAMANRFSMLQASTSCAAMVHVLKRRVAYVAEEGAGLVNVYPLTSVVPTRRGADRVVRQISVNAAMGNRYSTLQVSTSCAAMVHALKRRVAYVAEEGAGLVNVYPLTSVVPTRRGAGRVVRQISVNAAMGNRYSMLQV